In Leptospira barantonii, one DNA window encodes the following:
- a CDS encoding discoidin domain-containing protein: MNSESIRISHPGLIKIREIKSSGTYDLKEGKLLRYSETKDSPGISSLTLHFDGISSLNQIRLHSNSQEIAFFPDTFRFEISTDGIVWEPILQETGFRRLNQKTGQWNFSLVQAKFLKLISQVSEKDSAGKYKISLGQLEVGISGIVKIQVSSEQDRFWVKENLIDQRPDYGWASKENPKPSEEFFLTDLGSISRVNELRLLTPKLDPTFFPESFTVYYSEDDLSWNQLLEENQFLSEPGVWYQWRFLPTNVRYLKLVARQKEKKAQEFYQTKIAELELYATPHLSDLTNKPTAEPLPYATVLRSGLVRLAVDGENSEGVAVQSNDRRLRDASTEYKGIVELAGDGEEKEGVVVQGNDKRLKHSTELAHGLVRLASNGENRAERVVQGNDDRLRAATASNLGIVELAENGETKEGVVVQGNDDRLKIATTKKYGLAILSEPGASEPGKAVTADDPRIRKANTEFPGIVRFAKSGEDSAESAVQGSDKRLKIATAESYGIVQLAQSGESKEGLVVQGNDKRLRNATTSYPGIVEIATLGSNAPGKVVSSDDPRLSDKRDPKPHTHEYAPLDHDFSSHTGFLKVKGNTEASYTNISPPPENHAPIYGKNESEKGAGIVGAARNTGLVGYGEKFGVRGDSSSAEKDGAGILGLAKRGFGGMFHSRSGVALFATGKGISTLGETGSGKAFLAEGESEFAGTVRISTGKNSDCIARFFPINPSDVIGEGDILVMGEDGKLQKAKTANATHAIGVAVKSAALLFGNEAPSNGAHWLVAVSGVVTVNADASAYPIQPGSLLVTGLTGGHAVRISAESLRPGSLFGKALTPLRGGRGQIQILLCFQ; this comes from the coding sequence ATGAACTCTGAATCAATTCGAATCAGCCACCCCGGTCTAATCAAAATCCGCGAAATCAAATCTTCCGGGACTTACGATTTAAAAGAAGGAAAATTGCTCCGCTACTCCGAGACGAAAGATTCTCCGGGAATTTCCTCGCTTACATTACACTTTGATGGAATTTCCAGTCTCAATCAAATCCGTCTTCATTCGAATTCACAAGAGATCGCGTTTTTTCCGGATACGTTCCGTTTCGAAATTTCAACGGACGGAATCGTATGGGAGCCGATTTTACAAGAGACCGGATTTAGGCGTTTAAATCAGAAGACGGGACAATGGAATTTCTCGTTGGTTCAAGCGAAGTTCTTAAAATTGATCAGCCAGGTATCCGAAAAAGACAGCGCCGGAAAATATAAGATCTCCCTTGGGCAGTTGGAAGTCGGAATTTCCGGAATCGTAAAAATCCAAGTAAGCTCCGAACAGGATCGATTTTGGGTGAAAGAAAATCTGATCGACCAAAGGCCTGACTACGGATGGGCGTCGAAAGAAAATCCAAAACCGTCGGAAGAATTCTTTCTTACCGATTTAGGTTCCATCAGTCGTGTGAATGAACTCCGACTTTTAACGCCGAAACTCGATCCGACTTTTTTTCCGGAAAGTTTTACGGTATATTACAGCGAAGACGATCTGTCTTGGAATCAGCTCTTGGAGGAGAATCAATTCTTATCCGAACCGGGAGTTTGGTATCAGTGGAGATTCTTGCCGACGAACGTGCGTTATCTGAAGCTCGTTGCGCGTCAGAAAGAAAAGAAGGCACAGGAATTTTATCAAACCAAAATCGCCGAACTGGAATTGTATGCGACTCCGCATCTCAGCGATCTTACCAACAAGCCGACCGCTGAACCTCTTCCCTACGCGACTGTATTGCGTTCGGGACTTGTTCGCCTTGCGGTAGATGGTGAGAATTCAGAGGGTGTCGCCGTTCAATCAAACGATCGTAGACTCAGAGACGCATCTACAGAATACAAAGGAATCGTAGAACTCGCCGGAGACGGAGAAGAGAAAGAAGGTGTCGTAGTTCAAGGGAACGATAAACGACTGAAACATTCTACGGAGCTTGCACACGGTTTGGTTCGTTTGGCATCCAATGGCGAAAATCGGGCGGAACGAGTTGTTCAAGGAAACGATGATCGATTGCGGGCGGCCACGGCATCGAATCTCGGAATCGTAGAGCTTGCGGAGAATGGAGAAACCAAAGAAGGCGTTGTAGTTCAAGGGAATGACGATCGACTAAAAATCGCCACAACGAAAAAATACGGCCTGGCGATTCTTTCCGAGCCGGGCGCGTCGGAGCCGGGCAAAGCCGTGACTGCGGACGATCCTCGGATTCGAAAAGCAAATACGGAGTTTCCGGGAATCGTTCGTTTTGCAAAAAGCGGAGAAGATTCTGCGGAATCGGCGGTTCAAGGAAGCGACAAACGCCTAAAAATCGCCACCGCCGAATCGTATGGAATCGTTCAGTTGGCTCAATCTGGAGAATCCAAGGAAGGTCTTGTCGTTCAAGGAAATGATAAGCGACTTCGAAATGCTACGACCTCATATCCGGGGATTGTGGAAATCGCAACTCTTGGAAGCAACGCTCCTGGAAAAGTGGTGTCGTCGGATGATCCTCGTTTGTCCGACAAAAGAGATCCAAAGCCGCATACGCATGAGTATGCTCCGTTGGATCATGATTTCAGTTCTCATACAGGCTTTTTAAAAGTTAAAGGAAACACGGAAGCATCTTATACGAACATTTCTCCCCCACCCGAAAATCATGCGCCGATCTACGGTAAAAACGAAAGTGAAAAAGGCGCGGGAATTGTAGGCGCGGCTCGGAACACGGGTCTCGTAGGATACGGGGAAAAGTTTGGTGTTCGAGGGGATTCTTCCTCGGCGGAAAAAGACGGAGCCGGAATTTTGGGTCTCGCCAAGCGCGGGTTTGGCGGAATGTTTCATTCTCGGTCTGGGGTTGCGCTTTTTGCGACGGGAAAAGGAATTTCCACGTTAGGCGAAACTGGTTCGGGAAAGGCGTTTCTTGCAGAGGGAGAATCGGAGTTCGCGGGAACCGTTCGAATTTCGACAGGAAAGAATTCGGATTGTATCGCTCGATTCTTCCCTATCAATCCATCCGACGTGATCGGCGAAGGCGACATCTTAGTAATGGGTGAAGACGGAAAATTGCAAAAGGCAAAGACGGCTAACGCAACTCATGCGATCGGGGTGGCCGTGAAATCGGCGGCTTTGTTATTCGGAAACGAAGCTCCGTCGAACGGGGCGCATTGGTTGGTCGCGGTTTCCGGAGTTGTTACGGTAAATGCGGACGCGTCCGCGTATCCGATTCAACCGGGAAGTTTACTCGTGACCGGTTTGACCGGAGGTCATGCTGTTCGAATTTCGGCGGAATCCTTGCGTCCTGGTTCTTTATTTGGAAAGGCTTTGACCCCTCTTCGAGGTGGAAGAGGCCAGATCCAAATTCTTCTTTGCTTTCAATGA
- the metF gene encoding methylenetetrahydrofolate reductase [NAD(P)H] produces the protein MKKISEIYGSAKGPVYSFEFFPPKTQEGDAKLMETVKELSGLNPDFVTVTYGAGGSTRDKTAQILSEISKKYSFSTVSHFTCVGANREQILETLKGIRSSGITNLMALRGDPPKGEGDFKKTEGGFGNATELISFIRSEKLDFCIGGGCYPEKHPNANSLEEDVRHLKLKVDAGTDFLVSQLFFTNSIFEKFLNLVRKVGITVPVIPGIMPITSFSQIERFRSMAACEFPSSLIADLQEVEHRPEEFYRRSLNFTVKQCRELLAMGVPGIHLYTLNQSHASYDIVRELKG, from the coding sequence ATGAAAAAAATATCTGAGATTTACGGCTCTGCAAAAGGGCCGGTGTATTCGTTTGAATTCTTCCCTCCGAAAACTCAGGAGGGGGACGCGAAATTGATGGAAACGGTGAAAGAGTTGTCCGGTTTGAATCCCGACTTTGTCACCGTTACATATGGAGCCGGCGGTTCTACAAGAGATAAGACCGCGCAGATTTTATCTGAAATTTCTAAGAAATATTCTTTTTCAACGGTTTCTCATTTTACTTGTGTGGGAGCCAATCGGGAACAAATTCTCGAGACGTTAAAAGGAATTCGTTCGTCCGGAATTACGAACTTGATGGCGCTTCGTGGCGATCCTCCAAAAGGTGAAGGTGATTTTAAAAAAACCGAAGGCGGTTTTGGAAACGCCACCGAACTGATTTCTTTCATTCGATCCGAGAAATTGGACTTTTGTATCGGGGGCGGTTGTTATCCTGAAAAACATCCGAACGCAAATTCGCTCGAAGAGGACGTGCGTCATTTAAAACTCAAGGTGGATGCGGGGACTGACTTTTTGGTTTCTCAGTTGTTCTTTACGAATTCCATTTTCGAAAAATTTTTAAACTTGGTGCGAAAGGTTGGAATTACGGTGCCCGTGATTCCGGGCATTATGCCGATTACGTCTTTTTCTCAGATTGAACGCTTTCGTTCTATGGCCGCTTGCGAGTTCCCCTCTTCTCTCATTGCGGACTTGCAGGAAGTCGAACATCGTCCCGAGGAATTCTATCGCAGAAGTTTGAACTTTACCGTGAAACAATGCAGGGAGTTGCTTGCGATGGGCGTGCCTGGAATTCATCTTTATACTCTCAATCAGTCTCATGCGAGTTATGATATTGTGAGAGAATTGAAAGGTTAA
- a CDS encoding helix-turn-helix domain-containing protein: MGEHYPYIKFFADIIDSGVWAGLSSAAKTLYLVLLKFSDQHFKPVWPSTEILLKLTGFKTKKSIIQGKRDLIQAGLLQVTPGTGHTSSRYYFCFNYQGSKIPPQGYISGHPGGGNGEIPGVSERRPQGSGEGTPNHINITITNNQNQEPEKKNVSFDDLEEKYGPSILSEAISIAKARGMEGNIKYVQGICKNLIKTDLQSTVPEFNQNYKGTQEQEATWKGFLLWSKERLTRSSIEILERVRVEPDGRTLCILDPVPESLRMIIAKYFTEEIRPPILVIFSAKTEENRTTSTKY; encoded by the coding sequence TATCCTCTGCGGCAAAGACGCTCTACCTCGTACTGCTTAAATTTAGCGACCAGCACTTTAAGCCTGTTTGGCCTAGTACTGAAATTCTTTTAAAGCTAACTGGCTTCAAAACAAAAAAATCCATCATCCAAGGTAAACGAGATCTGATCCAAGCTGGCCTACTCCAAGTCACACCCGGAACAGGACATACAAGCTCACGTTATTATTTTTGCTTCAACTACCAAGGTTCCAAAATTCCACCGCAGGGGTATATTTCTGGACACCCTGGGGGTGGAAACGGGGAAATCCCGGGGGTGTCAGAGAGGCGTCCTCAGGGGTCTGGAGAAGGAACCCCAAACCATATTAATATAACCATAACCAACAATCAAAACCAAGAACCAGAAAAGAAAAATGTGAGTTTTGATGATTTGGAAGAAAAATACGGGCCTTCGATTTTGTCAGAGGCAATTTCCATCGCCAAAGCACGGGGAATGGAAGGAAATATAAAGTATGTACAGGGAATCTGCAAGAATCTGATCAAGACGGATCTCCAGTCTACCGTGCCGGAATTTAATCAAAACTACAAAGGAACTCAAGAACAGGAAGCGACTTGGAAAGGATTCTTACTTTGGTCGAAAGAACGATTGACCCGCTCCAGTATTGAAATTTTGGAAAGAGTCCGCGTGGAACCGGACGGAAGAACGCTCTGTATCTTGGATCCGGTACCTGAGTCCTTGCGGATGATCATAGCAAAGTACTTCACAGAGGAAATCCGTCCTCCGATATTGGTTATATTTTCCGCAAAAACCGAAGAAAACCGAACTACTTCCACAAAATATTAA